One window of Nocardia sp. NBC_00508 genomic DNA carries:
- a CDS encoding maleate cis-trans isomerase family protein translates to MDLSFPDLDGPVAQRGIGIIAPFDLALERELWRWAPLEVSLHLARTPYEPVPVSLEMAELVSDAAHLTAATRNVLHVEPEVVAYLCTSGSFIKGLAYEKSLRDTICRTGAQDAVTTSGALLEAIRHLDLTRISVLTPYDEILTHRLHEFLAEAGCAVVRSDHLGLGGGIWKVSYRTIAERIVGADDPAAQAIFVSCTNLPTYDLIEPLEQALGKPVLTANQLTMWACLGRMKLPTMGPGKWLLNVF, encoded by the coding sequence GTGGACTTGAGCTTTCCCGATCTCGATGGCCCCGTCGCGCAGCGGGGTATCGGGATCATCGCTCCGTTCGATCTCGCACTCGAACGGGAGCTGTGGCGCTGGGCGCCCTTGGAGGTGAGCCTGCATCTGGCTCGCACTCCCTATGAACCGGTCCCGGTCTCGCTGGAGATGGCCGAGCTGGTATCCGATGCCGCGCACCTCACCGCGGCCACCCGCAACGTGTTGCACGTGGAGCCCGAGGTGGTGGCCTACCTGTGCACGTCGGGCAGCTTCATCAAGGGGCTCGCCTACGAGAAGTCGTTGCGCGACACCATCTGCCGTACCGGGGCCCAGGACGCGGTCACCACGTCGGGCGCGCTGCTGGAGGCGATCCGCCATCTGGATCTCACCCGGATCTCGGTCCTCACCCCCTATGACGAGATCCTCACGCACCGGCTGCACGAATTCCTCGCCGAAGCCGGGTGCGCGGTGGTGCGCTCCGATCACCTCGGGCTCGGCGGCGGCATCTGGAAGGTCAGCTACCGCACCATCGCCGAACGCATCGTGGGCGCCGACGATCCCGCCGCCCAGGCCATCTTCGTCAGCTGTACCAATCTGCCGACCTACGACCTCATCGAGCCGCTGGAACAGGCGCTCGGCAAACCCGTACTCACCGCCAACCAGCTCACCATGTGGGCCTGCCTCGGCCGGATGAAGCTGCCGACGATGGGTCCGGGCAAATGGCTACTCAACGTTTTCTGA
- a CDS encoding metallophosphoesterase family protein: MIPKLMAVSDIHVGHQGNRPVVEQITADSPEDWLIVAGDVGEKTEDIRWSLELLRGRFAKVIWVPGNHELWTTAKDPVQMSGVARYDYLVSMCRDLDVLTPEDPFPVWEGAGAEEYGGPVTLAPMFLLYDYSFLPQGATTKAEGLAIARERNVVATDEFLLSPEPYLTRDAWCHARVQATKRKLDALAPGTPVVLINHFPLVRQPTDVLFYPEFALWCGTELTADWHTRYNVVCSVYGHLHIPRTSHYDGVRFEEVSLGYPREWQRRGLPDRLLRQILPTPQYPPGTLNKWGGHFQVTPEMEAAAAEMRSKAQQRRGLA, encoded by the coding sequence GTGATACCCAAGTTGATGGCGGTGAGCGACATTCACGTCGGGCACCAAGGGAATCGGCCGGTCGTCGAGCAGATCACGGCGGACTCGCCGGAGGACTGGCTGATCGTGGCCGGCGACGTGGGGGAGAAGACCGAGGACATCCGGTGGTCGCTGGAGCTGCTGCGCGGCCGCTTCGCCAAGGTGATCTGGGTGCCGGGCAACCACGAGCTGTGGACCACGGCGAAGGATCCGGTGCAGATGTCCGGGGTGGCGCGCTACGACTATTTGGTCTCGATGTGCCGTGACCTGGACGTGCTGACGCCGGAGGACCCGTTCCCGGTGTGGGAGGGCGCGGGCGCCGAGGAGTACGGCGGACCGGTGACCTTGGCGCCGATGTTCCTGCTCTACGACTACTCGTTCCTGCCGCAGGGCGCCACGACGAAGGCGGAGGGTCTCGCCATCGCCAGGGAACGCAACGTGGTGGCGACCGACGAGTTCCTGCTCTCGCCGGAGCCGTACCTGACCAGGGACGCGTGGTGTCACGCCCGCGTGCAGGCGACCAAGCGCAAGCTCGACGCGCTCGCGCCCGGCACGCCGGTCGTCCTGATCAACCACTTTCCGCTGGTGCGGCAGCCGACCGATGTGCTGTTCTACCCGGAGTTCGCGCTGTGGTGCGGCACCGAGCTGACCGCGGACTGGCACACCCGCTACAACGTGGTCTGCTCGGTCTACGGCCACCTGCACATCCCGCGCACCTCGCACTACGACGGCGTCCGGTTCGAGGAGGTCTCGCTGGGCTACCCCCGCGAATGGCAGCGCCGCGGCCTGCCCGATCGACTGCTGCGCCAGATCCTGCCCACCCCGCAGTACCCGCCGGGCACGCTGAACAAATGGGGCGGCCACTTCCAGGTGACCCCGGAAATGGAAGCCGCCGCCGCCGAAATGCGGAGCAAAGCGCAGCAGCGGCGCGGACTGGCGTAG
- a CDS encoding MATE family efflux transporter, with amino-acid sequence MLEVDRAAAAGPKRLLGLALPTLGVLVAEPLYLLFDLAVVGRLGALALAGLAVGGLILAQTSSQLTFLSYGTTARSARRHGAGDHRGAVAEGVQATWIAIAVGAAILLLAELFAVPLTNAIAGGGDIAGEALGWLRIALFGVPLILISMAGNGWLRGVQETRRPLAYVVAGLAVSAVLCPVLVHGLFGAPRMELPGSALANVVGQVLMAALFLNALIREPVSLVPQWSVMRAQLVLGRDLIVRSFAFQACFVSAAAVAARFGAASVAAHQLVLQLWNFLALALDALAIAAQTLTGAALGAGDAAGARGIARRVTQWSEIFSLALAALFAAGVVVIPTLFTDDPQVLDRTHVVWWFFVALIPVAGIVFALDGVLLGAGDAAYLRTTTLTAALAGFLPAIWLSLAFDWGVAGIWSGLAAFMVLRLLAVTWRALSGRWARVGAEVPT; translated from the coding sequence CTGCTCGAGGTCGACCGGGCCGCCGCGGCCGGCCCGAAACGCCTTCTCGGGCTGGCGTTGCCGACGCTCGGCGTGCTGGTCGCCGAGCCGCTCTACCTGCTGTTCGATCTCGCCGTCGTCGGTCGGCTCGGCGCCCTCGCGCTGGCCGGTCTCGCGGTCGGCGGATTGATTCTGGCGCAGACGAGTTCACAGCTCACCTTCCTGTCCTACGGCACCACCGCGCGCTCGGCACGCCGCCACGGCGCGGGCGATCACCGGGGCGCTGTCGCCGAAGGCGTGCAGGCCACGTGGATCGCGATCGCGGTCGGCGCCGCGATCCTGCTGTTGGCCGAGTTGTTCGCCGTGCCACTGACGAACGCCATCGCGGGCGGCGGCGACATCGCGGGTGAAGCGCTGGGTTGGCTGCGGATCGCGCTGTTCGGGGTGCCGCTGATCCTGATCTCCATGGCGGGCAACGGCTGGCTGCGCGGCGTCCAGGAGACGCGCAGGCCGCTGGCCTATGTGGTTGCGGGTCTCGCGGTTTCGGCTGTCTTGTGCCCAGTGCTGGTGCACGGGCTGTTCGGCGCGCCGCGTATGGAACTGCCCGGTTCCGCATTGGCGAATGTCGTCGGCCAGGTGCTGATGGCGGCGCTGTTTCTGAACGCGCTGATCCGCGAACCGGTTTCTCTGGTCCCGCAGTGGTCGGTCATGCGCGCGCAGCTGGTGCTCGGCCGCGACCTGATCGTTCGCAGCTTCGCCTTCCAAGCCTGTTTCGTCTCGGCCGCGGCGGTCGCCGCCCGCTTCGGCGCTGCCTCGGTGGCCGCCCACCAGTTGGTCCTGCAACTGTGGAACTTCCTGGCCCTCGCCTTGGACGCGCTCGCCATCGCGGCGCAGACCCTCACCGGCGCGGCACTCGGCGCGGGCGATGCCGCGGGCGCCCGGGGCATCGCCCGGCGCGTGACCCAATGGTCGGAGATCTTCAGCCTCGCTCTGGCCGCCCTTTTCGCGGCTGGGGTGGTGGTCATCCCGACGCTGTTCACCGACGATCCGCAGGTACTCGATCGCACCCATGTGGTGTGGTGGTTCTTCGTGGCCCTGATTCCGGTGGCGGGCATCGTCTTCGCCCTTGACGGTGTGCTGCTCGGCGCGGGTGACGCCGCCTACCTGCGCACCACCACGCTCACCGCGGCGCTGGCCGGCTTCCTGCCCGCCATCTGGCTGTCGCTGGCGTTCGACTGGGGCGTGGCCGGAATCTGGTCCGGCTTGGCCGCGTTCATGGTGTTACGGCTGCTCGCCGTCACGTGGCGGGCGCTGTCGGGCCGTTGGGCCCGTGTCGGCGCCGAGGTGCCGACGTGA
- a CDS encoding type II toxin-antitoxin system VapC family toxin: protein MESSGTLRAVRDLPTTLVDSCVLLDVLTDDPKWADWSDDAIAEARDLGFTVINPIVYAEVAAGFDSIEELDAALPESELERVDLPYQAGFVAGKAFLAYRRRGGEKRSPLPDFYIGAHAAVSGYRLLTRHTSRFRTYFPNLELITPDTTQI, encoded by the coding sequence GTGGAGAGTAGCGGCACGCTGCGGGCGGTCCGGGACCTCCCGACCACGTTGGTGGACTCCTGCGTGCTGCTCGATGTGCTCACCGACGATCCGAAGTGGGCGGATTGGTCGGATGACGCCATCGCCGAAGCCCGTGACCTCGGTTTCACGGTCATAAATCCGATTGTCTACGCGGAAGTCGCAGCCGGTTTCGACAGTATCGAAGAGCTGGACGCGGCGCTGCCCGAGAGCGAACTGGAACGCGTAGACCTGCCCTATCAAGCTGGGTTCGTGGCCGGCAAAGCCTTTCTCGCCTACCGGCGCCGCGGCGGTGAAAAGCGAAGCCCGCTACCGGACTTCTATATCGGCGCCCACGCCGCGGTGTCGGGCTACCGGCTGTTGACCCGGCACACCTCACGGTTCCGGACGTACTTTCCGAACCTCGAGCTGATCACACCCGACACCACACAGATCTGA
- a CDS encoding maleate cis-trans isomerase family protein, whose translation MQAPTVGFIYPDHAAEDDYPLAAAALGAHLPVAHIYGTDLHAVPELLELGSPEKLRVGAALLARHRPAAVVWACTSGSFVYGPAGAREQVRALAEVAGVPATSTSLAFADAVHALGLHAVAIAASYPDEVAQLFVEFLADAGIDVVSMSSAGIDTAAEVGTLTPPQVLRLAADNDHPDAQALLIPDTAMHTMAVLPDLEATLGKPVLTANQVTIWAGLRLVGAEPVAPGLGSLFAERQIDVRR comes from the coding sequence ATGCAGGCACCCACCGTCGGCTTCATCTACCCCGACCACGCGGCCGAGGACGACTACCCGCTCGCGGCGGCGGCACTCGGCGCGCACCTTCCGGTAGCGCACATCTACGGCACCGATCTGCACGCCGTCCCCGAACTGCTCGAGCTGGGCAGCCCGGAGAAGTTGCGCGTCGGCGCGGCACTGCTCGCCCGGCACCGGCCCGCGGCGGTGGTCTGGGCCTGCACCTCCGGCAGCTTCGTCTACGGACCCGCGGGCGCTCGCGAGCAGGTGCGCGCACTGGCCGAGGTCGCGGGCGTGCCCGCCACCAGCACCAGTCTCGCGTTCGCCGACGCCGTGCACGCGCTCGGGCTGCACGCCGTCGCGATCGCGGCCAGCTATCCCGACGAGGTCGCCCAGCTGTTCGTGGAGTTCCTCGCGGACGCGGGCATCGACGTCGTCTCGATGTCCAGCGCGGGTATCGACACCGCCGCCGAGGTCGGCACGCTCACTCCGCCCCAGGTGCTGCGGCTGGCCGCCGACAACGACCACCCGGACGCGCAGGCGCTGCTCATTCCCGACACCGCCATGCACACCATGGCGGTGCTGCCGGACCTGGAAGCTACGCTGGGAAAACCGGTGCTGACAGCCAATCAGGTCACGATCTGGGCGGGCCTGCGGCTGGTCGGCGCCGAGCCGGTCGCCCCCGGGCTCGGCAGCTTGTTCGCGGAAAGGCAGATCGATGTCCGTCGTTGA
- a CDS encoding D-2-hydroxyacid dehydrogenase, translated as MEQGPIVTVLHSDSVPDVEHMARVEGRATVRYTEASGLADALRGAEVLFVYDFRTRALPDAWHAADRLRWLHMGSTGVDPAMFPELRTSDVVVTNTRGVFDVAIAEYVLGQILGFAKDLSGSLLLQQRHEWRHRESERVAGASALIVGTGSIGRHIARLLRAVGMTVRAVGRRECVTDPDFGTVATDLHAELCRADYVIAIAPLTEQTRDMFDATAFAAMRPHARFVNVGRGELVVTDDLVAALRTGSIAAAALDVVNPEPLPADHPLWELPNVRITPHNSGDVIGWRTEIVTMFAENFDKWITGRPLDNVVDKRLGYVPG; from the coding sequence GTGGAACAGGGCCCAATTGTCACCGTCCTGCACAGTGACAGTGTGCCCGATGTCGAACACATGGCCCGGGTGGAAGGCCGCGCCACTGTTCGGTACACGGAGGCCTCCGGCCTCGCGGACGCCCTGCGCGGGGCGGAAGTGTTGTTCGTCTACGACTTTCGCACGCGCGCTCTGCCCGACGCATGGCATGCGGCAGACCGGCTGCGCTGGCTACACATGGGGTCGACCGGCGTCGACCCGGCAATGTTTCCCGAGTTGCGGACGAGTGATGTGGTGGTAACCAATACCCGCGGCGTCTTCGACGTGGCGATCGCCGAATACGTGCTCGGACAGATTCTCGGCTTCGCCAAGGACCTCTCCGGATCGCTGCTGTTGCAGCAGCGGCACGAGTGGCGACATCGGGAATCCGAACGCGTCGCGGGAGCCAGTGCGCTGATCGTGGGCACCGGCTCGATCGGACGCCACATCGCCCGCTTGCTGCGTGCGGTCGGAATGACGGTACGGGCGGTGGGCAGGCGGGAGTGTGTCACGGACCCGGATTTCGGCACCGTCGCCACCGATCTGCACGCCGAACTGTGCCGGGCCGACTACGTCATCGCGATCGCCCCGCTGACCGAGCAGACCAGAGATATGTTCGACGCCACCGCTTTCGCCGCGATGCGGCCACACGCCAGGTTTGTGAACGTCGGCCGTGGGGAACTCGTTGTGACCGACGATCTCGTCGCCGCGTTGCGCACCGGATCGATCGCCGCCGCGGCGCTCGATGTGGTGAACCCCGAGCCTCTCCCGGCCGATCACCCCCTGTGGGAACTGCCGAATGTCCGGATCACCCCGCACAACTCCGGTGACGTCATCGGATGGCGGACCGAGATCGTCACCATGTTCGCCGAGAACTTCGACAAATGGATCACCGGACGCCCGCTGGACAACGTGGTCGACAAAAGGCTGGGGTACGTGCCCGGCTGA
- a CDS encoding EF-hand domain-containing protein yields the protein MSERPVDTFGLWDRDGDGLVSVADITTGIRALGLEVDDEAVERMVAAADTNGDFLVSRAEFDAALVSGRIEVTDADAAFKIFDVNGDGRISVEELESLIRHVGAGRIDEPADALLAAADRDGDGYLSLAEFRTLLDFLSR from the coding sequence ATGAGTGAACGACCGGTCGATACGTTCGGGTTGTGGGATAGGGACGGCGACGGCCTCGTCTCGGTAGCGGACATCACCACCGGTATCCGGGCACTCGGCCTAGAAGTCGATGACGAAGCGGTCGAGCGGATGGTCGCCGCGGCCGACACCAACGGCGACTTCCTGGTCTCCCGTGCCGAATTCGACGCCGCGCTGGTCAGTGGCCGCATCGAGGTGACCGACGCCGACGCCGCCTTCAAGATCTTCGACGTCAACGGCGACGGCCGCATCTCGGTCGAGGAACTCGAATCGCTCATCCGCCACGTCGGCGCGGGCCGGATCGACGAACCTGCCGATGCTTTGCTGGCCGCGGCCGACCGCGACGGCGACGGCTATCTGTCGCTCGCGGAATTCCGCACGCTGCTCGACTTCCTGTCCCGTTGA
- a CDS encoding DUF4345 domain-containing protein, with translation MSAALKWLSMAMGIACVAIGFMHIALGIDGIPDMGSSGVTADSQTRFFGAIFIGYGVVWIWAARQSPIPAAAIRWLAGIFLLGAVARLVSVAVYGWPHWFQIVLTAIEVVLPPIWFWLADADEKRLGVPSDRIAAAR, from the coding sequence ATGTCCGCTGCACTGAAGTGGCTGTCCATGGCTATGGGTATCGCCTGCGTCGCGATCGGGTTCATGCACATCGCACTCGGCATCGACGGGATACCCGATATGGGTTCTTCCGGCGTTACCGCGGATAGCCAAACCCGGTTCTTCGGCGCGATCTTCATCGGATACGGCGTTGTCTGGATCTGGGCGGCGCGGCAATCGCCGATCCCGGCCGCCGCGATCCGCTGGCTGGCTGGAATCTTCTTGCTCGGCGCCGTCGCTCGCCTCGTCTCGGTCGCCGTGTACGGCTGGCCGCACTGGTTCCAGATCGTGTTGACCGCCATCGAAGTCGTGTTGCCGCCGATCTGGTTCTGGCTCGCGGACGCCGACGAGAAACGGCTCGGGGTGCCGTCCGATCGCATCGCTGCCGCCCGCTGA
- the truB gene encoding tRNA pseudouridine(55) synthase TruB, whose protein sequence is MAGSDARPDVLGGLLIIDKAGGWTSHDVVAKCRKLLHTKKVGHAGTLDPMATGVLVLGVDRATKLLGLLTLTTKAYTATIRLGQATTTDDAEGEVLATTPAAHLTDADIATRTAELTGDIDQIPATVSAIKVNGERAYARHRAGEDVQLAARPVTVSRFDVLSRRDAGDFVDLDVVVECSSGTYVRALARDLGAALGVGGHLTALRRTRVGPFTLEHARTLDELADAAESGVPPLSLDIDAAVRTAFPHRDIDENQAEDLRNGRWLAPAEISGVYAAIDPAGRAIALLRESGNRASSVMVVRPANL, encoded by the coding sequence ATGGCGGGATCGGACGCGCGCCCCGATGTGCTCGGCGGGCTGCTGATCATCGACAAAGCCGGTGGCTGGACCAGCCACGATGTCGTCGCGAAATGCCGGAAACTGCTGCACACCAAGAAGGTCGGGCATGCGGGCACGCTGGACCCGATGGCCACCGGCGTGCTGGTGCTCGGCGTGGACCGCGCGACCAAACTGCTCGGCCTGCTCACCCTGACCACCAAGGCGTATACCGCGACCATCCGTCTCGGGCAGGCCACCACCACCGACGACGCCGAAGGTGAGGTGCTCGCCACCACACCCGCCGCCCACCTCACCGACGCCGACATCGCCACCCGCACCGCCGAACTGACCGGTGACATCGACCAAATCCCCGCTACGGTGAGCGCGATCAAGGTGAACGGCGAACGCGCCTACGCTCGCCACCGTGCGGGTGAGGACGTGCAGCTGGCCGCCCGCCCGGTCACGGTGTCGCGCTTCGACGTGCTGTCCCGCCGCGACGCCGGTGATTTCGTCGACCTGGACGTAGTGGTCGAGTGCTCCTCGGGCACCTACGTGCGCGCGCTGGCCCGTGACCTGGGCGCAGCGCTCGGCGTCGGCGGTCACCTGACCGCATTGCGCCGCACCAGGGTCGGCCCGTTCACGCTCGAGCACGCCCGCACCCTGGACGAGCTGGCCGACGCAGCGGAGTCGGGCGTGCCACCGCTGAGCCTCGATATCGACGCTGCGGTTCGAACCGCGTTCCCGCACAGGGACATCGATGAGAATCAGGCCGAAGATCTGCGCAACGGACGCTGGCTCGCCCCCGCCGAAATCTCCGGCGTCTACGCGGCCATCGACCCCGCAGGCCGCGCCATCGCCCTGCTGCGTGAGTCCGGCAACCGCGCGTCCTCGGTGATGGTCGTCCGCCCGGCAAACCTCTGA
- a CDS encoding AbrB/MazE/SpoVT family DNA-binding domain-containing protein — translation MRLNSKGQVTIPAELRRKYALEEGDEVEVIEVGNALQIVRREGAERRGKRLTRHMRGRATTTMTTDELMALFRGE, via the coding sequence ATGCGTCTCAACAGTAAAGGCCAGGTCACGATCCCTGCCGAACTGCGGCGCAAGTACGCACTCGAAGAGGGGGACGAAGTGGAAGTCATCGAGGTGGGCAACGCGCTGCAGATCGTCCGCCGAGAAGGTGCGGAGCGGCGTGGCAAGCGTTTGACCCGGCACATGCGAGGCCGGGCGACTACGACCATGACGACCGACGAGTTGATGGCACTGTTCCGTGGAGAGTAG
- a CDS encoding GntR family transcriptional regulator, which translates to MSVVDFEPVNRQSTAEMIADRLREAIMRGSLAPGAQLGEADLAAQFAVSRGPVREAMQRLVSEGLLHSIRHRGIFVIELALDDVIDIYRARTALECGALELILDGRRPIAYEALGPSVEEMVACAERGDAVGVSDADQAFHEALVESAASPRLVRAARTLLIETRMCLGALQTTYPDLREQAHEHVDLREAIATAAPARARALLVEHMDDAVQRLRHQISR; encoded by the coding sequence ATGTCCGTCGTTGATTTCGAGCCGGTGAACCGGCAGTCGACCGCGGAGATGATCGCCGATCGGCTCCGCGAGGCGATCATGCGCGGCAGCCTCGCCCCGGGAGCGCAGCTCGGCGAAGCGGATCTGGCCGCGCAGTTCGCCGTCTCGCGTGGGCCGGTGCGCGAGGCGATGCAGCGGCTGGTGTCCGAGGGCCTGCTGCACAGCATCCGCCACCGCGGCATCTTCGTCATCGAACTGGCACTCGACGACGTCATCGATATCTATCGCGCGAGGACAGCGCTGGAATGCGGCGCACTGGAGCTGATCCTGGACGGTCGCCGCCCGATCGCCTACGAGGCGCTCGGACCCAGCGTCGAGGAGATGGTGGCCTGCGCCGAACGCGGTGACGCGGTGGGTGTGTCCGACGCCGACCAGGCCTTCCACGAAGCTCTGGTAGAGAGCGCGGCCAGCCCGCGGCTGGTGCGCGCGGCCCGCACCTTGCTGATCGAGACGCGAATGTGCCTGGGCGCCTTGCAGACCACCTACCCCGACCTCCGCGAACAGGCCCACGAACACGTCGACCTGCGGGAGGCCATCGCCACCGCCGCGCCCGCCCGAGCTCGCGCCCTCCTCGTCGAGCACATGGACGACGCGGTACAACGCCTCCGCCACCAGATCAGCCGATAG
- a CDS encoding TetR/AcrR family transcriptional regulator yields the protein MTSRRRLSPDERRRLLLDAGAKLFAEDPYDAVLMEDVAAAAGVSRALLYRHFPSKRDLFAAVYQLASDRLLIATTFDAEAPLTDQLAAGLDTHFDYFEANANTVLAANRVLAADPTIQAIITGELGELRERVLDALGLHGRQRATVSVILMSWLTFVRVLTVDWLENGTLTRAEMRETSLGALLGALRPIIALDAPQDTESR from the coding sequence GTGACGTCCCGCCGCCGCCTTTCGCCCGACGAGCGCCGCCGCCTGCTGCTCGACGCAGGCGCGAAGCTGTTCGCCGAAGACCCCTACGACGCCGTGCTCATGGAGGACGTCGCCGCCGCGGCAGGCGTGTCCCGCGCGCTGCTCTACCGGCACTTCCCGAGCAAGCGCGACTTGTTCGCGGCCGTCTACCAGCTCGCATCCGATAGGTTGCTGATCGCGACGACTTTCGACGCCGAAGCCCCGCTGACCGACCAGCTCGCCGCGGGCCTCGACACGCACTTCGACTACTTCGAGGCCAACGCCAACACCGTGCTCGCCGCCAACCGCGTGCTGGCCGCCGATCCCACGATCCAGGCGATCATCACGGGCGAACTCGGCGAGCTGCGCGAACGTGTCCTCGACGCGCTGGGACTGCATGGGCGGCAGCGTGCGACCGTCTCGGTGATCCTGATGAGCTGGCTGACCTTCGTCCGGGTACTCACCGTCGACTGGCTGGAGAACGGCACACTGACCCGCGCCGAAATGCGCGAAACATCACTCGGCGCTCTCCTGGGTGCCCTGCGGCCGATCATCGCTCTCGACGCCCCGCAGGACACCGAGAGCCGATGA
- a CDS encoding DHH family phosphoesterase: MTTMRETADLDAAVAALDAAHSVTIICHVQPDADTIGSGLALALVLHRRGIPVQVSFAEPAELPVSMRSLPGVRHLVAPADVRAEVDLLVTVDCGSAGRLGALADRLPGAATTMVIDHHRSNTRFGAINVVDPSAESTTSLIARLLDAWGVPIDPDVAHCLYAGLVTDTGSFRWVRPGTHDLAERLLSTGIDGAGIARTLLDTHPFGWLPMLARVLGTARLVPEARGGVGLVYAFVHRDDVDGVRSEEVESVIDIVRTTAEAGIAAVFKQSHAVPGRWTVSLRSRDTGVSVGDGVDVAEVATALGGGGHRFAAGYTAYGSPEELVAALLTALG, translated from the coding sequence ATGACGACGATGCGGGAAACGGCCGACCTGGACGCGGCCGTGGCGGCGCTGGACGCGGCGCACTCGGTGACCATCATCTGCCATGTGCAGCCCGATGCGGACACCATCGGCAGCGGTCTCGCGCTGGCGCTGGTCCTGCACCGGCGCGGTATTCCGGTGCAGGTGTCGTTCGCCGAACCGGCCGAGTTGCCCGTCTCGATGCGGTCGCTGCCGGGGGTGCGGCACTTGGTGGCGCCCGCCGACGTGCGTGCCGAGGTGGACCTGCTGGTCACGGTCGACTGTGGTAGCGCGGGGCGGCTCGGCGCGCTCGCCGACCGATTGCCCGGCGCCGCAACGACAATGGTGATCGATCATCATCGGTCGAATACCCGGTTCGGTGCGATCAACGTGGTCGATCCCAGCGCCGAGTCCACGACGAGCCTGATCGCGCGGCTGCTCGATGCCTGGGGCGTGCCGATCGATCCGGACGTGGCGCACTGCCTCTACGCCGGTCTGGTCACCGATACCGGCTCGTTCCGGTGGGTGCGGCCGGGGACCCACGACTTGGCGGAGCGCCTGCTGTCCACCGGGATCGATGGCGCGGGGATCGCCCGCACCTTGTTGGACACGCACCCGTTCGGGTGGCTGCCGATGTTGGCCCGAGTGCTGGGGACCGCGCGGCTGGTGCCGGAGGCGCGCGGTGGTGTCGGGCTGGTGTACGCGTTCGTGCACCGCGACGATGTCGACGGGGTGCGGTCGGAGGAGGTCGAGAGCGTCATCGATATCGTGCGCACGACCGCCGAAGCGGGAATCGCCGCGGTGTTCAAGCAATCCCACGCCGTGCCGGGTCGGTGGACGGTGTCGCTGCGCTCGCGCGACACCGGGGTCTCGGTGGGTGACGGCGTGGATGTGGCGGAGGTGGCCACGGCGCTGGGCGGCGGCGGTCACCGCTTCGCCGCCGGATACACGGCCTATGGCTCGCCCGAGGAGTTGGTCGCCGCGCTGTTGACCGCGCTCGGATGA
- the npt gene encoding 4'-phosphopantetheinyl transferase Npt: protein MIENILPAGVASAELLAYPEDLTPHPAEEHLIAKSVEKRRRDFIGARHCARLALAELGEQPVAIGKGERGAPVWPRGIVGSLTHCDGYQAAVLGHKLRFRSIGIDAEPHATLPDGVLDSVSLPQEREWLKTTDSELHLDRLLFCAKEATYKAWFPLTVRWLGFEDAHITFEIEDSTADSGHGSFHTELLVPGQTTDGGAPLRSFDGRWLIVDGYILTAIVHS, encoded by the coding sequence ATGATCGAGAACATTCTGCCCGCTGGTGTGGCCTCTGCCGAGTTGCTGGCGTATCCGGAGGATCTGACGCCGCATCCGGCGGAGGAGCATCTCATCGCCAAGTCGGTGGAGAAGCGACGCCGGGATTTCATCGGCGCGCGGCACTGTGCCCGGTTGGCGCTCGCGGAGCTCGGCGAGCAGCCGGTCGCGATCGGCAAGGGGGAGCGGGGCGCTCCGGTGTGGCCGCGCGGGATCGTCGGCAGCCTGACCCACTGTGACGGCTATCAGGCCGCAGTGCTGGGCCACAAGCTGCGGTTCCGTTCCATCGGCATCGACGCCGAGCCGCATGCCACGCTGCCCGACGGCGTGCTGGACTCGGTCAGCCTGCCGCAGGAGCGGGAGTGGCTGAAGACCACCGACTCCGAGCTGCACCTGGACCGGCTGCTGTTCTGCGCCAAGGAAGCCACCTACAAAGCGTGGTTCCCGCTGACGGTGCGCTGGCTCGGCTTCGAGGACGCGCACATCACGTTCGAGATCGAGGACAGCACCGCCGATTCCGGGCACGGCAGCTTCCACACCGAACTTCTGGTGCCGGGCCAGACCACCGACGGTGGCGCACCGCTGCGCTCGTTCGACGGCCGTTGGCTGATCGTCGACGGGTACATCCTGACCGCGATCGTGCACAGCTGA